The Cyprinus carpio isolate SPL01 chromosome B17, ASM1834038v1, whole genome shotgun sequence genome has a window encoding:
- the LOC109064696 gene encoding cell growth regulator with EF hand domain protein 1-like — MMGTGGERDEELILSGQLSEISSTIYASSTESTCSPSVTQTHGAVPGVGFITERPLTAAARGTGVAKRSSGAVNMITTRFLFLLILPSLSLCAPQLQQTLSDDIVVPDLANPFGSSEDNRRLLQSYIKSSLKEGQTSPELNTREQEVFFLFSLYDYDRSGQMDGLELMQLLTDFLTYHEMLPKSADSVVSLVDYLLQTQDLNQDGLLAPSDLLSSSTIDHQQENKIVPPAEEALNQEQTHTKSEDGVSETHQQDTEVNQESEHENRTQDSAKEENMGAENHNQIPEKLEEHQN; from the exons ATGATGGGAACCGGTGGAGAGCGCGACGAGGAGCTGATCTTATCCGGTCAACTATCCGAAATAAGCTCAACAATCTACGCGTCGTCCACGGAATCCACGTGTAGCCCGTCAGTGACGCAAACACACGGGGCTGTGCCCGGGGTGGGTTTCATCACGGAGCGACCGCTAACCGCCGCTGCGAGAGGTACAG GTGTGGCAAAACGATCCAGTGGAGCAGTTAATATGATCACAACACGGTTTCTGTTCTTGCTCATCCTCCCTTCACTGAGTCTGTGTGCTCCACAACTTCAGCAAACACTCAG TGATGACATCGTTGTACCAGACCTTGCAAATCCTTTTGGCTCCAGCGAAGACAACCGCAG GCTCTTGCAAAGCTACATCAAGAGCAGCCTGAAGGAAGGACAGACCAGTCCAGAGCTGAACACAAGGGAACAAG AGGTGTTTTTCCTTTTCTCCCTGTATGACTATGACAGAAGTGGGCAGATGGATGGCCTTGAACTGATGCAACTACTGACAGATTTTCTGACTTACCATGAAATGTTGCCAAAGTCTGCAGATTCT GTTGTATCTTTGGTGGATTATCTGCTACAAACTCAAGATCTGAACCAGGATGGACTACTGGCTCCTTCAGATCTGTTATCATCATCCACGATAGACCatcaacaagaaaacaaaattgtTCCCCCTGCTGAGGAAGCATTAAATCAGGAGCAAACACATACAAAATCAGAGGACGGAGTTTCTGAAACTCATCAACAAGATACAGAGGTCAACCAAGAGTCTGAACATGAAAATAGGACACAAGACTcagcaaaagaagaaaacatgGGGGCTGAGAATCACAACCAGATACCAGAAAAGCTTGAAGAACATCAGAACTAA